The DNA region TTTCGTTCAGTATTAAGAGTTTCGGTTGAATTTGataagaattttaaaatataaaagaaatagataaaaaaattagttgaatatGATAACAATTCTTATGTAttaattttactaaaaaagTAATTGAATTGAGATTTCAAAGagactaaaatgataaatgatataCGGGGAGTATAagatactaagagcatccacaaccgtgctcttgccagcggcacggttgtgggcccgggcggtactattcatgcctgctctctggcaagagcacaacacccacaactgtgctcttccgcaaggacgagcacaattaatataaaattcaattacacaaaaacatttccataatattaaaattcatttaaaacccacaataaatattacaaatgacaaataaaattaaacattgcataattaaaatcctaaaaattaaaaattacataattaaaatcctaaaaattaaaaattacataattaaaatcctaaaaatgagagatgatttgatgtgataaatgagagatgatttgatgtgataaatggatgatgaatgtgtgtatttatagatgattttggggaaaaaaaataaaaaaaaaaatcaaaaaaattcagaaaaaacgggaaaaaaacggccatatttttgggatttggaaaatatttttttttattttttagcattatttataattaaataccgattttttaaaaaaaaaataaaaaaaagtttaaacacaacggctatgccgttgacgaatgggagcgcgccacgtgtgcgtccgctggcacagacgtgctcgatacatcgagcagcgccgtgccagcggcgcggctgcagcggcagcggtcctgcgccttgccaacggcgcggacggcggtggcgtctttcgccaccgctgcggatgctctaattatTAACGGAAAGAGAAAAGGGAAGGGAAAGAATAGTGAGGATAGTAGGTTTAGGTAGATGGTGGGAAAAGGGTGGTAGGGTGGGTGGGGATAGGGTGGCGTCGCGTCCGGTGGTGATGGGTAGTGTGGGGTTCACTGCGCACACACCGCAGCAGCGCAAGCTAGCATCCATCACCCCTCGTCACCATCCACCCCCTCTGCCCACTCTCTTTTGCCACTACAACCTAATTCAAtcccttctccctctctcacATCATCATTTCAATCACCTCCCACCACCACCCTCACCCACCGCACCTTCTCGCTATCGTGCGCCTCATGCTGTTCATTCCTATCCAGTACCCATCTCCTCTCCATTTATTCCCAATTCATCCCTCTCTCCACTCAATTCTTCTTCCCAATCATCAATTTCACAAATAATTAAGTGCAATACTTCTTCTCAATCATCAATTTCAATCATAGTTAAGTTCCGAAATCGATACTAACCACGAGATGTCGTCGGCCGGAGACGCGGTGACGGTGGCTGAACCAGCTGAGAAGCCTCCGCGGCGGTTTCCGCCGCCGTGCTGGACGCAGGAGGAGACCTTGGTCCTCATCGAGGAGTACCGGGAGCGGTGGTATGCCCTCCGCCGCGGCTACCTCCGGACGGCTGACTGGGACGCGGTCGCCGCCGCTGTGGCGAGCCGCTGTGCTGCCGGCGCGTCCCCGGCGAAGACCTCCGCGCAGTGCCGCCACAAGATCGAGAAGCTCCGCCAGCGCTACAGAGCGGAGAGGCAGCGTGCCGCCGCGCTCCCGCCGCACCACGGCGGTAGGTACTTCTCGTCGTGGTTCTTCTTCGAGAACATGGACGCGATGGAGAACGGCACCGCGCCGCCGCCGAtcgcgcagaagcaggaggatTCCGGCGACGGATCAGCTCGGCTGAAGTCTTTGCTGGATCAGAATATTGTTAAATTGAAGCTCAAATCGAAGAACAGCGCCGAATTAGGATTCGCCGACGGCGTCAAACCTAAGAGATTCAGCTCTGGAACTCAGATCCCGATCGATTACGCAGAAATTCCAGAGGAAAACATCTCTCACGAGCAGGATCTCGCGAGCTACGGAAGCAGATCTCAACCGATAACCGCAATTCCAAAATCCTCATTCAAATCCAGATCGAAGAACTCTGGCAAGATATTCAACAATTTCAACATCAGCGACGGATTCAACCACCAACTGTTCCAATCGAAGCTAGAGAATTTCGACAGTATAAGAAACAGGCAGAGTCCAAACGAAGAATTCTGGATGAGAGTTCCAGCAAACCACAACAACAACAGTAGCAACAAATTCGCAGCAGTgatcggcggcggcggagcgaAGAGGGGGAGGAGCGCGGTGGAGGAGATCGTGGCGTCGATAAAAACGCTGGGCGAAGGATTCGTGAGAATGGAGAATGCGAAGATGGAGATGGCGCGTGAGATGGAGGCGGCGcggatggagatggagatgaagCGGAACGAGATGATGCTGGAATCGCAGAAGCAGATTGTGGATGCTTTTTTGAAGGGATTGTTTGAGCTCAAGAACAGCAAGAAGATGAAAACTGTTCAACCTGCTACAGATTCGCCTCGCTAATGTActgtattttctttttttttttccatcttTTTTGATAAATGTTTATAATGTATGGAGTTTGGTAGTAATTTATTCAGTTTTGTatgcattttaaataaaaaaacaaattgaatATTAACAATGCCTTTGAATGATTATaaactgatttttttattaaaataatcttcTGTATATTTGGTGTCGGAAACAATCACTTTGACCAATATCTATGGATTTGAGTTTTATGATGAAATACATATAAATGATTTGGTTGATTTATCAGAGCATACACAACGGTGAGCAGGACGATGTTCGTGAGAAAATTTCTAGATAAGAGTTAAGAAAATTTCTATGAAAAAATTTAGGAGAGGTTAAACATCGATTAAAGGACGTGAGAATAAAGTGAAGTAAgagataaaaaaaggaaatgaaaccTTGGGCAATCCGCCATCATATGGAAGACACCACCAGTAGCCATCTGCGCTAGCTAGCTCTACACGtgtaatatactccctccatctcgtaataggagtcctatttagttatgccacaaattttgagaaatataaagaaaagtgagttgaataagttagtggaatataagtctCACTTATATGTATTAGGTTTATAATAAAAtctgagtggaataagttggtggatgTTGGGTCTACTTACCAATTATGgtaaagtgaaatatgactcttattttgggacggaccgaaatgacaaaatataactcttattgtgggatggaaggagtatttaataataagaaaaatccCGAGGGCCCATGGCCCCAGGCCTTACTGTGGCTTCGTCACTGCTTGTGTCTTAGGTTAGGCAATTGACTTGTCTCATCTATTGGGATGCTTCTCCAACGTACCATCCCAGAGTGTATACGTGATAAAACCTAGTTTCATCGACATATAAAATCTTGTATTGCCTACTTAATTTACTCACTCAAAATCCAAACAGGCACCTATTTGTAGGCGGAGGATGAAGCTTCATACATTCACAAATCATtggattgaata from Salvia splendens isolate huo1 chromosome 9, SspV2, whole genome shotgun sequence includes:
- the LOC121748065 gene encoding uncharacterized protein LOC121748065, which codes for MSSAGDAVTVAEPAEKPPRRFPPPCWTQEETLVLIEEYRERWYALRRGYLRTADWDAVAAAVASRCAAGASPAKTSAQCRHKIEKLRQRYRAERQRAAALPPHHGGRYFSSWFFFENMDAMENGTAPPPIAQKQEDSGDGSARLKSLLDQNIVKLKLKSKNSAELGFADGVKPKRFSSGTQIPIDYAEIPEENISHEQDLASYGSRSQPITAIPKSSFKSRSKNSGKIFNNFNISDGFNHQLFQSKLENFDSIRNRQSPNEEFWMRVPANHNNNSSNKFAAVIGGGGAKRGRSAVEEIVASIKTLGEGFVRMENAKMEMAREMEAARMEMEMKRNEMMLESQKQIVDAFLKGLFELKNSKKMKTVQPATDSPR